One Hippoglossus stenolepis isolate QCI-W04-F060 chromosome 6, HSTE1.2, whole genome shotgun sequence genomic window, TCTAACTTACTTATGAATCTTGCTCATGTCCCTCTGATATTCAGATGAGCCAAGACATTACAGAGACACGAACACGAACCCGCTCTAAAGGCATCCGGGGTaagcacacacccacacacacacacacacacttatactcCTCGTATGACTTACATTTTTGCATCTAATTATTTTCCTGCTGGTGGATTCAGTGTTATCAGAACTTGCGGGACAGGAGATGAAGCAGGAGTTGAGGTAAGGAATCTAATGCTTCAGCAGAAGACTGTCAGTATGTATAAAGTATGTCTTGTACGTATGAAAGTGTGGGTTTGTCTCGCTCTGTGTCAGTAGCAGCTGTCCCACCCCTGGATGTGACGGCAAAGGCCATGTCAGTGGAAGATACTCCCGACACAGAAGGTAGGATTCATATATTTCATCTAACTTTCTGCTCTGCACATCAGTGAGTTAGCTAGTTAGCATTAACATATAGCAATATTAACATTTACACTTAGATTTATAAAATAAGTATCTTTGATCTGCGTAAAGCTGCGTAAAGCTGCGTAAAGCTGAAAATGGTTACAAAATGATATCAAAGTGTTTAGATATTTATCAGTCAGACAAACTCTCTATAAATGGAGAGCATTTATTTGCAGGGGTGTCCCCCAAgtgtacaggaagtgttgcaaacatttatatttgtaacaaatatttaacagataaacattgaaactgtggtaaAAGATAATTTCCTTTGTCTATTCTGCTGTGAATTTTACGCAGTACAAGGAAAAAATATGCCAGACCTTGAAGATCTCTAGAAGAGCGGTGCTGCATCTGTGGCTGAACCCCAGTTAGTGTGGCCACTCTAATCTCTTAACACGGGTGCTGAAATGACAAGCAAGCCGTTccgcagccagtgtggcccaggcgtAAAACATTATGTgttgaaggttcagtgtgtaaaatttagGTTAAAGGggtctattggcagaaattgaatatacaataataatgttttcactagtgtgtgaaaattatacaaattgctGTCTTCTTTATCCTAATGgagcctttatatttaaatacgttatatttacatcaggagcgggtcctctctacggatttttttacagtagcccagtctggacaaactaaacaccttttgagtttttatggcaATTGCcagctaccacaggttctctttcatgtttggaaggggaggggtattcagctgcaacatgcaacttcaccaccagatgtcactagattctacatACTAAACCTTTAATGGTATGCAGAGAAAGGTCCGTATGTTTTCCATAGTTTTTTTCTAGTAATAGAAACAATTCTAATTCTAATGACATtaaccaacaacacaacaacaacaacaacaacaacaacaacaacaacaacaacaacaacaacaataataacaataataataataataatagtgttCTCTGAGGGCCCCCCGTCCGTGCTGGGCCTTTAGAATAATCATAACTCCACCGTACACCCCTGAACCCCTCTTAGGCAATAATAAGGCGCCccagtttatttgtatagtgtcTCTCTCTTGGTCGTTCAGCTTACTCCAGAGGTTTGATGATCAGTGAGATAAAAAGAAACTCAGAGTAACAGCTTTAGCTTCAAAGAAATCACTGGACCTGGTTATGCTCTGTGTTTATCAATCTGCCACACACAGATCATGGTGTGTGGCAGGGGCCTTACAGAGGAAACTGCTACTCTCCAAAAGTATACATGCCTGAAGTTTGTTActagtaaaatgttttgttgactgATTTGGGATAAAAATACTGTGTGTGATGTAAAAGGGAACTGCCTgccaacatgaaaacaacatcTCTGAGGTACATTGTCGTGAAGTGAGCATCATGAGGTAGGTTAGCTGATGAAATTAATTTCCAAGTCCCAGTGAATCTTACAGGATGACTTCAGGGTGGTTGTGCACCAGGTGAAGATCTAAACTCAGACCTCAGATGCTGTGGAATGAGCTCAGAAGGCCATTCATGCTAGACATCCTGAGAGTATTGCTGCACCAAAGCAGGTCTGTTGTAAGAATAGTCCAAAATTCCTCCTGAACATGGTGCAGGTGTGCTGCCGGACAAGCTCGAGGTTGATTCTGCCAAAGAAGTTCTACCAGTTATTAAATCCACAGGTTTCTTTTATGTAGATGAAGATCAGATCATATTTTATGAGCACTAATGCAGAAAACTAGGTCATTCCAAAGGGCTTATATCCTGCCACTTGATATAAAGTCCTTGTTAGTGTATTGGATGTTAGCATTCACTTAAAAACTAACCCTGCTCTCCACAGTGTACTGGGATGCCCAATTGTGAAGAAAAGGAAACTAGaggaggctgaggctgaggctgaggagaaTCAATCTGCTCCCAAACGAAGGAATCAACCAGCCAAACAGGCAGAAGATGATGGCTTCACCGCagacagtgaagaagaggaggaacaaaaagagaatgaagaagaggaggaagaagaccttaaagagaagaaaaaggacaaaacaaaaaacaggctAGAGTCAGGTGAGTGAAACCAGAAAGGTTACCATGAAAAACTGCCTGTAGAGTACAGTAGCTATGGGGAGGTATTTCATTATTCTATGTAAATTATGATTAAATGCcctaagaaataaaacaacctGGTTATTCACTCAAAAGCTAAGattatagaaataaagttgtgttacagaataaaatataaaaaaaacaagattgtAAGATAAAGCCATAAGCTGAGggtgaaaataaaagtatttatatttctatgGTTTTAACAAGACATATGCCTGCAGCTAAATGCTAATATGAGCATGTTAACATGCTAGTAATAACAACGTTAACATGCTCCTTTTTCAGTGCATACATTTAACCTTGGTCACTCTGTTAATGTTATTATGTGTGTGATATTAATATAGTGTAGCTTGTTATCATGCTAATGTTTGCCAGCTAGCAGTAAactgccattcacacattcatccagtgcatctatgtgcaacaATTTCTCCATatcacatcattcacacactggcgacatgacccgctctacctccagGAGCACAGTCACCCCCAAGGCTGTAGGAAATCATTCGCTTTTTCAAACCCATGATGGGGCATTAGAGCTATATTGAAGAAAGGATCATGCCCAATTGAAAAGACAACTCAAAATATGGAAGAATGAAGTcttaatattataaaaaatatagtCATAATTTAATCATAAATCACAATATTATGAGATAAAACTATGACATAAtattttgagaaaaagaaaaccatgtTTAGGAAATAACCAGTAGGGAGAAACTATGAAACCCCTTTGAATAGAAACTATATTCTTACAGTCGACCACTACAAACATTgcttcctccacaaaagaggcaatGTCCTCAGAgtctgtgttcttttttttcttttgaatacAGTTTGTCATAATACTATCAATTTATTCTCCTGATATAACAACTTTAATCCTGTAATATATGATTTTATTCTCTGAATTTTTTACCTTTAAGTGTATTGTACAAACCAAAGCATTACACATATTCAAATTTTGACTTAATGATGGTGCAAGATGAAAAATTCTCATCAGAAGTTTTAGCATACAGATAATAAAGGAGGCTGTAGAAAGCTGAGATACACCACAAAGTTAGTTTACAACACAAAGTctgataaataaattaatgCTTATCATTCCAATAATAACTAAACTATATGGACACTAAATATCTTAATACCTTAGGCAGCAAAGCATTATGCATGAAGCAGGTACTGATCTTCTTCATATAACTCACAGTCGTAAGTGCAGTCTTAAGCCCAGTCTTTCATGGAATGGGTTATTATtcgtaaataaaaaatatatagatatttgaCTATGGGCTCTGACCTTGCCACCCACCATACTCAGCACAGCCCACCCCTTATGAGAGGCAGAGAGTCAGAAGCAATACATTGATGCTAGGATGGAGGTGGGGCTTTAGAAATATTGAACACTACAGCAGCAGTCACGGCCGTTAAAAAGTGAGCAGAGGACTGACGGCTTAAGTATGGAAAGTTGTGAAAAGGATAGTTTGATGATGCAGACACAGACTAGAGTTGACTACCAAAACAACCTTGCAGGCTTatagggatagttcaccgaaaagGGTTATGGTTAGGGgttgacacttggatgacaacaggagcagtatggaggcatgttatgtttttttatgttgttttattacgtctgaagaagtggttgcatttacttcaattgtattggatttggctgcaacactgtttacccctgagactccaaaagtgttttgtggactttcCACAACATctcactcacccctccatcggcatagtagtgagtagataatgagtgaattttcattttttggtgaactatccctttaacttcATTAGTGCTGAATCAGTAAGATGTCATCTATAACATATAATGTCAGTCACAATGCATCTCTGTAAAGCTGCCAAAGGCATTTGTGTCATGACATTAATTTATGATTTGAATCCACAGCAGACTGCTCACTGGTGACCTCAGAGGAATCAGAAACATCAGAAACTGCAGTTTATCTTGTGCCTGAAGACGGCAACAATCAAAGCGTCACCTCTGAGACTGGGTATGAAGCTGAAAGTGAGAAAACTAGTGAGGAAGTGAAGCAGGTAACGCTCTCTGATGATCATCatcaggaggaaacagagacaaagaagaaggaggagagtcAGCTGGTGACGAAAGACCACCCATCAGAGCAATCTCAAGAAGAAACTGGGATTACTGatcttaaaaagacaaaagaggaagaggaagaggaagaaaaggaagaggaagagcagcaagACAGGCAAGAAAATATTGTAGAGGTgaggcaggcagagagacagatgataAGCCAGAAAAACTCTGATCACCAGTACTCCAGTGGCGATTACAACCATCAGGCCAAAGAATCAATAGAGGTGCAGAGTAAGAGAGAGGaccaagaggaggaaaaggaggaggaagaagaagaagaagaagaagaagaagaagaagaagaagaagaagaagaagaagaagaagaagaagaagaagaagagggagaggcgAAGGAGGTCCACCAAGAGGTTGACACTCCTTACACTTTGAGTCCACACACTCAGGGATCAAATGCTGAGGTGTCactcaggggaaaaaaagccatCACCCCCAtgactgaggaagaggaggagagagaggaagaggaggatgagaggcaGGGGAAGGAAGCAGgtgaggtgctggaggaggaagaggaggaccaAGACTCGAGCAAAGCCTCTCCGACTACAGTTGTTATTGAAGTCCACTCTGACGAGGatgacgatgaggaggaggaggaggaggaggaggaggaggaggaggaggaggaggaggaggaggggagggggaggagggaggaggaagaggaggaggaggaggaggaggaagaaggagaggagcaggatCGTGTCTCAGAAGGCTCAGGAATCACGGACGACTCGGAGAACTGGGATATGACTCGGGGGAACCTGGGGCTGTTGGAGCAGGCCATTGCCCTGAAGGCTGAAGAGGTGAAGGGGAATCACGAGCCACAGAGTTCCCCAGAATATCAACCATACAGCAGCTCCAGCAAGGGCTCTGAGCCTGGAGCTGTGGCCCGACGCACCACTCACTACAGCAAAGGTACATTCACTATAACTACAACCAAACACAGCTCACTTTAAGAGTGCTCTATTTGTTATACACCATGTAGTAATGCATGTGTTACATCAGGAATTCTATTACGGATTTCTATGTTTGGTAAATGACATATATTAGCTTAAAGCATATCACCAAAACACGGCACATGGCTCTTTCTGTGCAGGGGTTACTGGCTGCATGTTACCCAGAGGTAAAATAATATGTCATCccttaaacaaaaacattatgtGTTATCTTAAGCATTTATAAGGGAACACTTGTTTCACAAATTCTGTGGACATTAAGGATGGAACAATCTGTTTTTAAGTGTGATTTCATGTATGAGTTTAAGAATAAGTCAATAACATTAACCATTGTCACATCCTAGAGCAGAGTGACCGCAAGAGCAAAGCTGAATGTAATGCCATGGAATTGGAGGcgttagtggaagaggcaaacaaacatgttgttgagctacagcaaagaaatattaatataactcaaaaAAACGCgatatgggagagtatctgctaaaaagtaaatgctgtgggtaaaacaaaaagaacaaccgatgaaattaagagaagatggcaggacatgagaaagaaaaaaacaaaagaaaagatagctcataataaaacctctgcaaataaaacaggtgggCGGCCGGTGGAAGAGATGCATCTGACCAATATTGAGCAGCAGTTCACTTTCTGAAAAAACCcgttctctccgtcttcttccgtgccgtctcctcctctccacaatAACTGCAACCATCTGCGCGCAACGCTGTGCCGATAAGCACCTACATTTCAAACGTATTAAATATAGACGCAGTCACAATCATtgcaattattttcaggctttgtaaatcacaatgcATGTGCTAAATAGaagtatttgcatctactcctCCCAATATTTTGCGCACTCGGGTAGAAACGCCCGatattgcatattcattaaggcaaacGTACTAAATGGACAGTGCGTGTTATTCTGCATGCAATCCTCAGTGCGCACCAttagtagatcagcttgcatgTTATTTTGcaggtgaaatcaagtttgcacacgtTTTGACACGTGCAAACCTTTAGTAGATAAGGCCCTAAGACCCCCAAATTCTGCCCATTCTATCTATCATATAACTTGCTACAACTCTCCATACAGATACTATTTAGGGGTTGGTTGATTGATATCAAAGTATTGAAATTACCAATACTCATGGGCTTGTCGATTCTTGTTGAGTATTGAAACTAGTATCAAATAATGATagtactaataataataataataaaccttatCTATGCTTTTCAagacaaagttacaaagtgctttacctGAATATTCAACTAGATCAATATATAATTCAATCTTTGTTATATGTTGTTATTACTAATTTAATTCATTATCCCTGCTGTCTAAATCATTCCCTCGTCTATTTAGAGAAGAAGGAAGTGAAGTGTCCGACCCCAGGGTGTGATGGGACAGGTCATGTGACTGGACTGTACCCTCACCATCGCAGTCTATCTGgatgtcctcacaaagatcgAATCCCTCCAGAGAGTGAGTATACATTATCTGTCTCCATAGACCTTTAACAGACAGTTAAAATGCTCTGATGACTCTATTCTAACATgcagatcatttttatttagatgTTATAAATGGTTTTGCAGCTTTGAGAGTAAAGACCTGGgtattttttgtttctattgttaatattattacaACCAGTAACGCAATGACTAGTAGTACCACTAGCACTTCCTTCTGTTATGGAATAAACTACTAATAATTCTACTTTTAATGCTAACTTCTATACTTttaatcaacacattttcagTGACTGAGTGTGTTGCACAGCTTGACCTTTCGCTATACTGCTATTGATGTGAGACCATCTACAGTAAACTGCAGAGACTAACCCCTaactctgttgtgtgtctgtagttCTGGCCATGCATGAGAACGTCTTGAAGTGTCCGACTCCTGGCTGCACAGGCCAGGGTCATGTCAACAGTAACCGCAACACACACCGCAGGTTAATAACACacccacagactcacacacaaacatataacaCACGTTCAGGAAATCAtgcgaaacacacacacatacatgtgggCCTGACTACCACAACAAATGTGCTAAGTTGACAAAGTGTATGCAGTATGCTTCTATGACATCCCACAAATAGAATTAGAATAGTTTATGCTTTGGTTTGtcaacatttcagttttcaatAATGATCGATACACAGATTTGGAGTTCTGGGATTCTAAAATAACTGCCATGGAAATGATCACAAATAAAGATATTGCACAAAGTAGTGCAAGTGAAGTGAAATCTCAGGGAGGCCTAATCTTATCTAATACTACTAACATGACTGACTGTCTTTAGAAGGTTAGCAATAACTTGAGCACCTGTCTGGGTACTGAGTGTTGAcctattcattcattaaatccAAACATGTGGATGTGTCTCCCCTTTGTCAGTCTGTCCGGCTGCCCCATCGCAGCAGCAGCTAAACTGAACAAGAACCAGGACAAGCAGGTTCATTTACAAGCTGCAGCCAGTGAACCCTCTTCCAACTCAGACAGAGTGCTCAGGTGAGACAAGATAGTTACCACCATTTCTTCACCAAGTGACGCTACATGTTGGTTTCTTTTCTGAACTCACTTTATATTGAATACATACATCTACTGTTTGTCCATGTCAGTTCAGGGATAAAACATACCTACCAACTTTTCCTCCAGGCCCATGTGTTTTGTGAAACAGCTGGAGATCCCTCAGTATGGCAGCTACCGGCCCAACACAGTGACCACCACGCCTCGAGCGAACCTGGCCAAGGAGCTGGAGAAATACTCCAAGGTGTCATTTGACTATGCAAGCTTCGATGTTCAGGTGTTTGGAAAGCGTATGCTCATTCCAAAGACACCCAGCACCGCTGAAACATCACCTAAAGCCTTCAAATGTAAGACAAATACACACCACCTGTACATTTGACTTGATCCAAATCAAGGGTAACACTAACTCtttaaacttttgttttaaatgcagatAATGTTTCATCATAGAATGTTTCAATTTGAGGCCAGCTAGTCCTAATACAAATTCATACTCAAAGGAATTATTTTCATGCATAAATTCACTAAACATAAGTTTAAACAATAGTTGAAAGTTGTGACAACTTCATCAGGCAATAGTCAAATGTATTTCGATGTatcctcctcttgttcctccTCATTGTTTGAACAGATCCTggtaaaattatattatttaatttcatcagtATTTCATGGTTCTCAGTCTTTCTCAAGACCAAAACCCACTATttctaagaaaataaatgtaaaactgaaacataCAGACCATACATATGATACAAGAGTCATTCCAaagcaagaaggttctgggttcaaACTGATGAggtggtttctgtgtgtgtgttttctgcaggcCACCAGTCAGTCTGAAGACATGAAcgttaggttgattggagactttaaattgtccGTAGGTGTTGTTCGGATTTAAACAACACTGAACCTTAAATATACTGAAtttcataatatataatatgttgtATAATGCCAACAATACATTTCATGCTTTATTGCATTAATtgatatactgtaaatacaaatcaGTAATTGTTCTTGAAAGCAGATGGAAGAGCAGGAATTTAATcgtttttttaacttttatttattcatttatgcagacacacacatgcagccacacaTCTGGTTTTAGTGTGGTTGTTGAGTGGCtgtggctcctccagtccacttTCCAAAGTGCtcttgagcaagatactgaccCCGATCCTGTAAATGTGTGGTGACTTTGAAAGTTTCTATATAAAAAGAGTCCATTTACCTTTACTGTAACCACCAGCAGCTGTCAGGCTCCACAGAGGTCTGCTCTCTGTTCTTGTTCCGGTAGATTCACTATGCTCCACTCCCACAGCTAAATCATTCCCCAAGGCCTCCTCCCCCAGTCACAGTGTGTCTGGAGGATTTTCCAAGAGTGCCTCATCCTCTAGTGGTTATGACTATAGCCAGGATGCAGAGGCAGCCCACATGGCAGCAACAGCCATCCTCAACTTGTCCACCCGCTGCTGGGAGAGGCCGGACACTCTCAGTGCCAAGCCCATGGATCCCTGCACCAAGGTACACAGGTTCCTTTTTTACAGATTCTACCTCACCAGTGCCCAACAACACACTCTTATGTTCTGTGTATCTGAACTATGTAGGAATCAGACATTGAAGTGGATGAAAACGGCACTTTGGACCTCAGTATGAAGAAGACCAAGAGGGAGGGCGTGCAGTCTCCAGAgccttcatcctcctcgtctTCGTCCTCTCAACACATTGGAGCTACCTTGTCTCAGGGCCACACTCAGCCAGAGTGGGAGGGGCCGCTCGACTTTACCAAACCAAGTGGAGTCAAAGAGGAAGACCATGAAGAGGTACTGCACACATCCAGTGCTGTGTGAATCATACACAATGGTTCTTATCTGTGGGTACGGATTTTTTGGCAATTTGAGTGGGTTActtgttttatcttttgtcAGGTGGAGTACTCAGCTCCCTCATACACTTCATCTGATGGTGAGGAAGAACAGGAGAACCTGGAGGACAGGAAGTACCCTGGTGAGGTCACCACCACCAGCTTCAAGGTCAAGTTCCAGCCCAAAGACAGCAAAAAAGACGTTCTTGTGTAAGTCACAGCTTTTGACATACCTCCATTCAAAGCTGGTATAATGAAAGTGGACCATTgttccacttttcttttctttgtacaTACTTTAATTAGATGGTATGACTGGAacattgaaattaaaacattaacatcactCAACCAGAATAAAAATTATGAAGCCTGGTTATAATTCAGGTGAGACATGCGTCAGCCCCTGCAGACGACCGTGGGACAGTCAATCAAActattatataaaacatttctccTCAGACCTCATGTTCCTGTCATATAAGAGAGACTATAATATACTGGCACTTAAATAAAAGTGGAGCGCCTAAGAAGACCACCAATTACAGACAGCCAAATTGAGTTGTTGTTaactcataaaacatttgagcCATTCCCATTTCTACTATCCATTTCATATGACCTGAATACAGCAGTAGGCTCTGAGTTGCCACAACTGAAAAAGAAGTCTGAACTGACACTGTAGTATGCATCTCTGGCACATCACTAAAAGCACCATTTCCAAAGGCAGTGGACTgatctgtaagtgtgtgtctttgctcaaGATGTCCCACCCCAGGCTGTGATGGCAGTGGACACATTACTGGAAACTACGCGTCACATAGAAGGTATGACCTGCACTGTGACTTGTAAAGGACGATCTCTGCATATTTGGTGTGTGCACTGACAGGTGATTTGTTGAGGTTGAAGTATGATGTCAATTTGACCTCTGCTCCTCACACTGATTCTGACTGGATTCATTGGACAGCTTTTTCCTATTTGAGGAGAGTCCAGCCACGTTAGATGTCTGTCCACTGTTTGTCATTCAGAACTCACTTCACATTGTACATAGTTAAGTAGGTGTAGTTACTGTAAGCACTGGATCATAACAACGTATGTTGACAGCACACATGATACAGTATAAGTATGTTATGTAGTCAGGAGATATGGGGGTAACAAGTCCGTGTCTCAAAAGGTTGTCCTGCCCAGTCCTCTTCTGGGTCTCTAGTCCAGGTCAGGCTCTGGCTCTTCCCTTCACTCATACTCACACATCCTTTTCACAGTCTGGTTTTCTGACGCTCTCTCTCTAATGTATCTTTCAGTCTGTCAGGCTGTCCTCTTGCCGATAAATCACTTCGGACCCTCATGGCTGCCCACACAGCTGAACTAAAGTATGTCTGcttcctcctgtctctcacctccaACATGTTCACTGAGTCTGCAGCTACGTCTCTGTCCCTACTCTCCTTTACACACTGATATACAACTTGCTGAATTTTCCATCAATTTAGAGCAGATTTCCAGCCAGATAGTAAAATATTCACAGTGTATCCACACATATTTCTCCTATTTTGCTCATACCATGTATGTATGTGACTAATACTTTGGTTGCGTAAAAGAAGCATTAGTCATTATGATATATAAAACtcaacacaatgaaataaaatactgaaatacaata contains:
- the LOC118111060 gene encoding myelin transcription factor 1 isoform X3, which codes for MSQDITETRTRTRSKGIRVLSELAGQEMKQELSSSCPTPGCDGKGHVSGRYSRHRSVLGCPIVKKRKLEEAEAEAEENQSAPKRRNQPAKQAEDDGFTADSEEEEEQKENEEEEEEDLKEKKKDKTKNRLESDCSLVTSEESETSETAVYLVPEDGNNQSVTSETGYEAESEKTSEEVKQVTLSDDHHQEETETKKKEESQLVTKDHPSEQSQEETGITDLKKTKEEEEEEEKEEEEQQDRQENIVEVRQAERQMISQKNSDHQYSSGDYNHQAKESIEVQSKREDQEEEKEEEEEEEEEEEEEEEEEEEEEEEEEEEEGEAKEVHQEVDTPYTLSPHTQGSNAEVSLRGKKAITPMTEEEEEREEEEDERQGKEAGEVLEEEEEDQDSSKASPTTVVIEVHSDEDDDEEEEEEEEEEEEEEEEEEGRGRREEEEEEEEEEEEGEEQDRVSEGSGITDDSENWDMTRGNLGLLEQAIALKAEEVKGNHEPQSSPEYQPYSSSSKGSEPGAVARRTTHYSKEKKEVKCPTPGCDGTGHVTGLYPHHRSLSGCPHKDRIPPEILAMHENVLKCPTPGCTGQGHVNSNRNTHRSLSGCPIAAAAKLNKNQDKQVHLQAAASEPSSNSDRVLRPMCFVKQLEIPQYGSYRPNTVTTTPRANLAKELEKYSKVSFDYASFDVQVFGKRMLIPKTPSTAETSPKAFKSKSFPKASSPSHSVSGGFSKSASSSSGYDYSQDAEAAHMAATAILNLSTRCWERPDTLSAKPMDPCTKESDIEVDENGTLDLSMKKTKREGVQSPEPSSSSSSSSQHIGATLSQGHTQPEWEGPLDFTKPSGVKEEDHEEVEYSAPSYTSSDGEEEQENLEDRKYPGEVTTTSFKVKFQPKDSKKDVLVCPTPGCDGSGHITGNYASHRSLSGCPLADKSLRTLMAAHTAELKCPTPGCDGSGHITGNYASHRSMSGCPRAKKSGIKSTPTKDDKEDSELLRCPVPGCDSLGHISGKYATHRSAYGCPLAARRQKEGLLNGTPFSWKSFKTEGPTCPTPGCDGSGHANGSFLTHRSLSGCPRALANKKRTKFPGDEYITAKFRASDVLDNDEDIKQLNKEINELNDSNSEMETDMMNLHTQISSMEKNLKTMEEENKQIEERNEALFLELSGLSQALIRSLANIRLPTMQEPLSEQNFDTYVETLTHMFTNKDCYQNPENRALLESINQAVKGIEV
- the LOC118111060 gene encoding myelin transcription factor 1 isoform X1 is translated as MSQDITETRTRTRSKGIRVLSELAGQEMKQELSSSCPTPGCDGKGHVSGRYSRHRSVLGCPIVKKRKLEEAEAEAEENQSAPKRRNQPAKQAEDDGFTADSEEEEEQKENEEEEEEDLKEKKKDKTKNRLESADCSLVTSEESETSETAVYLVPEDGNNQSVTSETGYEAESEKTSEEVKQVTLSDDHHQEETETKKKEESQLVTKDHPSEQSQEETGITDLKKTKEEEEEEEKEEEEQQDRQENIVEVRQAERQMISQKNSDHQYSSGDYNHQAKESIEVQSKREDQEEEKEEEEEEEEEEEEEEEEEEEEEEEEEEEEGEAKEVHQEVDTPYTLSPHTQGSNAEVSLRGKKAITPMTEEEEEREEEEDERQGKEAGEVLEEEEEDQDSSKASPTTVVIEVHSDEDDDEEEEEEEEEEEEEEEEEEGRGRREEEEEEEEEEEEGEEQDRVSEGSGITDDSENWDMTRGNLGLLEQAIALKAEEVKGNHEPQSSPEYQPYSSSSKGSEPGAVARRTTHYSKEKKEVKCPTPGCDGTGHVTGLYPHHRSLSGCPHKDRIPPEILAMHENVLKCPTPGCTGQGHVNSNRNTHRSLSGCPIAAAAKLNKNQDKQVHLQAAASEPSSNSDRVLRPMCFVKQLEIPQYGSYRPNTVTTTPRANLAKELEKYSKVSFDYASFDVQVFGKRMLIPKTPSTAETSPKAFKSKSFPKASSPSHSVSGGFSKSASSSSGYDYSQDAEAAHMAATAILNLSTRCWERPDTLSAKPMDPCTKESDIEVDENGTLDLSMKKTKREGVQSPEPSSSSSSSSQHIGATLSQGHTQPEWEGPLDFTKPSGVKEEDHEEVEYSAPSYTSSDGEEEQENLEDRKYPGEVTTTSFKVKFQPKDSKKDVLVCPTPGCDGSGHITGNYASHRSLSGCPLADKSLRTLMAAHTAELKCPTPGCDGSGHITGNYASHRSMSGCPRAKKSGIKSTPTKDDKEDSELLRCPVPGCDSLGHISGKYATHRSAYGCPLAARRQKEGLLNGTPFSWKSFKTEGPTCPTPGCDGSGHANGSFLTHRSLSGCPRALANKKRTKFPGDEYITAKFRASDVLDNDEDIKQLNKEINELNDSNSEMETDMMNLHTQISSMEKNLKTMEEENKQIEERNEALFLELSGLSQALIRSLANIRLPTMQEPLSEQNFDTYVETLTHMFTNKDCYQNPENRALLESINQAVKGIEV
- the LOC118111060 gene encoding myelin transcription factor 1 isoform X2; the encoded protein is MSQDITETRTRTRSKGIRVLSELAGQEMKQELSSCPTPGCDGKGHVSGRYSRHRSVLGCPIVKKRKLEEAEAEAEENQSAPKRRNQPAKQAEDDGFTADSEEEEEQKENEEEEEEDLKEKKKDKTKNRLESADCSLVTSEESETSETAVYLVPEDGNNQSVTSETGYEAESEKTSEEVKQVTLSDDHHQEETETKKKEESQLVTKDHPSEQSQEETGITDLKKTKEEEEEEEKEEEEQQDRQENIVEVRQAERQMISQKNSDHQYSSGDYNHQAKESIEVQSKREDQEEEKEEEEEEEEEEEEEEEEEEEEEEEEEEEEGEAKEVHQEVDTPYTLSPHTQGSNAEVSLRGKKAITPMTEEEEEREEEEDERQGKEAGEVLEEEEEDQDSSKASPTTVVIEVHSDEDDDEEEEEEEEEEEEEEEEEEGRGRREEEEEEEEEEEEGEEQDRVSEGSGITDDSENWDMTRGNLGLLEQAIALKAEEVKGNHEPQSSPEYQPYSSSSKGSEPGAVARRTTHYSKEKKEVKCPTPGCDGTGHVTGLYPHHRSLSGCPHKDRIPPEILAMHENVLKCPTPGCTGQGHVNSNRNTHRSLSGCPIAAAAKLNKNQDKQVHLQAAASEPSSNSDRVLRPMCFVKQLEIPQYGSYRPNTVTTTPRANLAKELEKYSKVSFDYASFDVQVFGKRMLIPKTPSTAETSPKAFKSKSFPKASSPSHSVSGGFSKSASSSSGYDYSQDAEAAHMAATAILNLSTRCWERPDTLSAKPMDPCTKESDIEVDENGTLDLSMKKTKREGVQSPEPSSSSSSSSQHIGATLSQGHTQPEWEGPLDFTKPSGVKEEDHEEVEYSAPSYTSSDGEEEQENLEDRKYPGEVTTTSFKVKFQPKDSKKDVLVCPTPGCDGSGHITGNYASHRSLSGCPLADKSLRTLMAAHTAELKCPTPGCDGSGHITGNYASHRSMSGCPRAKKSGIKSTPTKDDKEDSELLRCPVPGCDSLGHISGKYATHRSAYGCPLAARRQKEGLLNGTPFSWKSFKTEGPTCPTPGCDGSGHANGSFLTHRSLSGCPRALANKKRTKFPGDEYITAKFRASDVLDNDEDIKQLNKEINELNDSNSEMETDMMNLHTQISSMEKNLKTMEEENKQIEERNEALFLELSGLSQALIRSLANIRLPTMQEPLSEQNFDTYVETLTHMFTNKDCYQNPENRALLESINQAVKGIEV